In Panicum virgatum strain AP13 chromosome 5K, P.virgatum_v5, whole genome shotgun sequence, the genomic window TGGAATTATCCTTGTGGGGCCACACCTTCTCATTTTTTGGAGTAAAAATAGATAACTATTGGAGATAGACTCTTTTTTGCCTTCCCATATCTATTTGGGGAGTTGACAAACAATAAGTTTTGAGGAAAAAATAAtagaaactcttggagatgctcaagTATTATTCTAAAATGCCAACAATTTGGTAAAAAAGATTGGCATGCCCACATTTTTTTAGCCAACGAAGCAGACTTATAGGTTtttctatgcatctagataaacGCTATGTCTAAATACATAGAAATAATTACATACTCACAAAAATTAAAATGATAACGAAATTACTTAGGTAGAACATGTGTACGTATATCATGCATGTACCCGTATGTTAGGAAGAACCAAGAGTCTGCCGGAAGCCCGCGCTCACGcaagcagagccgccgccgtatATATTGAGAGTTTGGACCACGACATGAGAAGTTTCTGCACTGGAGCATCACCAAAACGGATGTGCATACTCAACAGGTATAATCATTACCATATCATACATATACTATTTCTAATCATAGCAACTACTCCATCAGTCTCATGTTaatcatttaattttttttatagatgTATAGTTTCTATTATACATCTAAATATATATCATTACAGGTGACAACGAAATCGATcgatctagaaaagccaaacaGCTAGTAATTTAAGGCGGAGAGGTTATTATCTGTTAATATTTGTTTGTGATTGGAATCAGATCAGCAATAGGTGTCATCAGCTTAGGTGCGCGCTTAGGTTAGGATTATTGTTTGATAATGTTTATTTGTGATTGGATAGAGCAGTAGGTGTCCAGAGGtgacgattttttttttcaggtgtCCTTTTGTGCTCTTCTGTGCTAAGCTAAGCTGCTTTAAGAGTTGGTGAAAATGGCCATGAAAAAAATCAGAGAAAATTACGCTATATAGGGAATGATTATATATGCATGACCAGTATCCTCCGAATGAAGGCTCAACTTTACATACAATGTGTTTTAGAATAAATCAAAAGATATATAAATGCTACTAGCTAGTATGCATTAGGTAGCTGTCAAGTATCAATTAAGTATCCCAAAATGTACTCCATCCATTTTAAATTGTATGTTGTTTTAGTTTCTAGTTATATAGGGCATATTTGGTTGGCTAAAGTGTACATATGCCAAAATGTGAGTAAACCTATAAATTTTGGCGTTCATTTAGTTGTATTACAAAAAATAGTCTACCCAACTAAGTGTTATTCTAAAATGCCAACAATTTGGTAAAGAAGACTGGCATGCCCACATTTTTTTAGCCAACCAAACAGGCTTATAGTTtttctatgcatctagataaacGATATGTCTAAATACATAGAAATAATTACATATTCACAAAAATTAAAATGATAACGAAATTATTAGGTAGAACATGTGTGCGTATATCATGCATGTACCGTATGTTAGGAAGAACCAAAGAGTCTGCAGGAAGCCCGCGCTCACGCAGGCAGAGCCGGCGCCGTATATATTGAGGGTTTGGACTCGCTATCGCGATTCGCGACTAAGCCAGCGTGGTCCACGTGATGCTCTAGTTCCGTCTCTATATATATGCGTGCTGCGTGCTACGCTTAACCAGCACACAATAATCAGCATCGTCAGACTATTCCACGCATAGGCCGCCGGACGAGAGCATGGCCAAGCAGCTGGAAGACCACCGGAGCaacgacggcgaggtcgagttGGGGGCGATGATGACGACGGAGTGGAAGCTGGAACCGGGCGTCGCCAGCAAGCTGTTCGACGCCTTCACCGTCGCCGGCCTCTGCGTCGACGCCATCGAGCCCGGCCGCGCCATGATCTGCTCTTTCACGGTGCCGCCGCGCCTTACGGTAAGCTAGTATGGGGGTCTCTCTTGGTTGAGGAGAGACTTTATTTACTGCATGACCTGGCAAGTTGCGTGTGGTGAAGTTTCGTCTTTAAAGTGATGAAGCTATTTGAGGTATTGAGGATTTCCTCCACTATTTTATTAGACTCCAATACATTGGCCTTAGATGGGAATTTCACAACAATGAGGGGCGAAGCTATATATAATATGGAGGGTGCCGATAGATCCATAAAAATAAGCAAAACCAGTGATTAAGTTTAATTTTTCACCATATATGCACCTCGTAGCTCAACTCTATGCACCTACAAGCCAAGTTCAGTTCGCTCTAACTTCGCCACTGACAAATATATATGCTTGGTGCTTCCAAACAAATAGCAGCAGCACCTAGCTTCACTACTACCACTAAAATTCATACCCTAAATTTTACACGGCCTACTTGATCACTAGTACCACTTTTAGTAGTCGTAGTAGTATTAATAGAGATGACGACATAGTAATGATGATgcttttttctataaatataaggCTTGCATGTCGAACCAATATTCTTTTCTTTCCCAGAAATGTAAcgtagttatatatatatatatatatatatatatatatatatatatatatatatatatatatatatatatatatcgctCAAGAGGAGAAAGAGTTGCAACAAGCAACCTCGAGCCTAAGACCTGAACCAGCTACAAACTACCTAgagtttccttcaaaaaaaaaatacaaactgcCTAGAGTGCTTATCAGAACGATACTACTCCATCATGGAGAGGGAGTGCCGTGTTAGCTTAGCTGTGCATGCTTTCATGTATACCAGGAGATCCATGGAATGAAACACCACTCATCTACTAAGGCATAGAAGACTATAAGAGGTCTAGCACGGGATCAGAGATAGGGTTGGTAAATGGGCCAAgattttgaattagaaaatttaaagaccagactctaatcttatataattttgaactaaataataATTTAAGGACCTTGTTAGGCTGTGAAGAGGTAATTAGGGCCATGGctcattaccacccctaatcAGAGACTTATATGGGAAGGAATCTGGCATCGTACTCTTCATTTTTAACACTTCAACTAATCCCAAATTAAAGGAGGAAGACAGGACATATTGAGAGACAGACCAATGATTTGAGTCTAAACATTATTGATAGATTATTAATAATGATTTTAGTGGCTTAGTAGATATATACTCCAAGTTTATTATCTGTACCTATAGACTAGCTACCGACCATTTATGCAGCTAGCTAGATATACTTATACGACGTCTGTGCATTAAATTTGACATGATGCTTTCCTTCGCTCCTGTGCATGCCAAATCTAATCAAAACGAAGGACGCGAGCAAGCGCATGCATGGAGGGGCCTTGGCGTCTCTGGTCGACCTGGTCGGCTCGGCCGTGTTCTTCGCTGGCGGCTCGCCGACGACGGGGGTGTCCCTGGAGATCACCATCTCGTACCTAACCGCGGCCCGTGCAAACGTGAGTCGTCGTGACAACGAATTGAAGATCGTCCACCCGTACCTCGATTTTATTTATCAATCAAAACTGTTTACTAGAGTAGTATGTAGTAACAACAATGCATGCCCTGTGGCCCTGtgggtgcaggaggagatcgagATCGACGCGAGGGTCCTGGGCATCGGCGCGACGGCGGGGTGCGTGACGGTGGAGGTCAGGAAGAAGGCCACCGGCGAGGTGATCGCGCACGGCCGGCACACCAAGTACCTCGCCGTCTCCAGCAAACTGTGATGTATGGATGGATATCGATCGACGATCAGGATCGGATGGATGGAGCGCGTACGTACGCGCGCGCATTAGGTCACTCTCTCGCCTATATATATGCATTCCCTCGTgtaatacatatacatacagTACGTTCTAAACACACGGTCACGGACTCACGCAGTCCATGTCCAGCTCTACTTGTGTTtcctctccagtctccacctgCTCTGCAGTTTCGCGTCCACGTCCACAAGTTGTATTTTACTAGTTTGGCACGGGTTGTTGGTGCGCAGGATGTCGCGGGCGACGACACGCACGCGTACACGAATGGTAGCTAGCCTGCGTGCTGCTTACTTTATATTTAAGTACCATATGCCCGTTGAAAATTCCCGCGCACACACCGTACGTGCGTCCACATCGTGCTAGCGGCTGGCGCTCAACTAACGCTGATACGTGGGTTCACCTGTCGCCGTCGTGCCTTTGTAGTCGCAACATACTACTGCTGTCGGAGCAGGTCCGGGAATTGGTGTTTCGTCGGACTGGTGGCCAGTTTAGGCGGGTCAACCTTGCACACTGCTTttcttcaacaaaaaaaaaaaaaacttgcacaCTGCTTGATTGGAGAGGCGAAAACAACTCCGGCAACACTCCGAAGGTTGTACAGGACACGGTCTGTCTATTATAAAATATATTAGCATGATGGAAAGTCTCGGTGGACGTAATCGTGTAAGCTACTACTACCTTTGAATATCAGGATTCTTTGTCCGGCTAATCTTTATAGATCTtggaatgtgactttgattagTATATAATGTTGGCGCAGACTCAGGCTAGATGGTTAGATACACCTTCCATGTGCTGGAATCTTTCAAGCAGGGTACGGTCTGCACGCTCCTTTCTTTTTGTCCAAATTGTCGTCTTGATGAGCTGGAGCATTCGGATCGTCAGGAATAATCTTATCATCAATGCAAGGGCTTCAAGTATTGAAAACTGTATCTATAGTTCCTGTTTCTGAATTTACAAGGGTTATCCATTGTGCAAAGTCTAGATTGGTCCCACCCATCAAGGAATGGCCTCCTCACGTTTTCATAAATGAGTAAACGGCTCTTGTAACTTTTCAACTTTTTAATATAGTATATATAATAGGTAGCGGATCAACCCCTCCTGTTCTTAatttaaaagaaaaggaaagatcTTTATTAACCGGATTCAATTCTCTGCTGAGAAGCTGATAAAAAAGAACTGGCTCGGAGGATTAGGACGTGTTTGCATCCACCAACTAAACTTTAGCCGGTTAAATTTAGCTACTAGGGATCTAAACTGTCCAGCTAAAAGATTAGGTAAAGCTTAGTTGTTTCAACTTAGCTAAACGCTAAAGCCAGCTAAATCTTAGCTAGGTCTATTAGCTAAAGGATCCAAACACCCAAGCTAAAGTTTTGTTGGGAGAGCAGCTGGTTAAAGTTTGACTTTAAAATTTTAGCTAGCTAAATTtcagttagagcatctccaagagtgcaAAAAAATAGAGTTCAAAAATACCAGTTTTGGAATTTTACCAAAAATTATTGGAAATAAAAAAAGTAACCTATCCAACAGTTCTCAAAAAGAGctaccccccccccaaaaaaaaaattaaatggtGCCTCATCATCAAAGAGATGGCCCCTATCTTATTATCtgtatctgtttttttttccaccCATCGTTTTTTCCTCTCACGTTTATCTGCTCCATCGCTGCTTGGAAGCCTTGATCAGGCACGCCGACGGCGTGCGCACTGTGCCGGCCAGATCTTGACGCCGGAGATGCTGCGTGCTCTGGTAGAATAATCAGCGTGGACGTACACGGTCATCAGCAGCTACGCACATTAGCGGAGGACGCAGTCGGCCTTCGATTcaaagggagggagagagccCACAGCCCAGGGGGATTGGACGATCTGAGCAGGGATCCCGACGTGGACGGAGAGGATGGAGGCAAGGGAGGGGAGGTCGCACCGTTGAAACGTTGATGGAGGAGATGCCCCGCTGTCGAAGTCTGCTGCGCTCGACAAGGATTAGAAATGACGCGAGATTGGATTGGGAGTGCAGAGAGCCAGCGGAAAGTTGGGGCAAAATAGCTCCGGATTTGGACACACGAATAAATTGTGCATGGATTTTGATATCTGTtggagtgtttttttttttacttctgtACTCAAAACTAGTTATTAGGTACGAGTAGATTTTTTAGACATTCTCGGAGATGCTCAAAAACCAGGTGATCGCTCAGGATCAATTTTTTTAGAGGCCTGGGAACAACAGATCGTATCGTTTATTTCCCACCGTTTGGGCCATGCTTACGTACATCTTGATATGCGCGCATGGGCTTTAGGAGCTCAATGGGCTGACCAACAGCATATCAAGATGAGCACTTCAGCATGTCTGTCAGATTGCAGACTACTAGACATGAGCACttcgaaaaaaaaactagacatGAGCAGATTTGGCCCAGACTGGAACTCGGGTTCCAtcacccggccggcccaagaTATATGCAGGCCCAAGCTGCGCTAATAGCTGCCCGTTTAGCGTTTACCAGGCGAATTCACCGACGCTCGTTGCCTCGATGCCAAGCGAGCCTCGAGTCGGGAGCCAAGGTAGCCACCCACCCGAGTCCACACCGAAATATCCGCGCAGCGTGGACTCGCGCATCACTCCATTCCATTTCCCCCCATCCTCttcgcctcctccgcctcgccggcgtcgcggccgccccccccccccccccgcgtctCCTACCCCGCTCGATCGCTCCTCCCCTTCCCGCCCGCGCAGCCCCCACCACCGCCTGCCCGAATGCGGGACCCTCGCCTTTGGTGaccgaaccccgtcgagttagtTGAGCGGGAGCCGGCCGGACCCCGGATCTcgcatgcgccgccgccgccgtcgcgcgatCTAGCGGCTGCGCGCTGCCCCACGGGAGGGTAGGGCTTCTGGGGCCTGGTGCGGTCTGGCGGCGGATATGGCTACGGAGGCGTCCACCTCTGCGGCGGGCT contains:
- the LOC120708882 gene encoding acyl-coenzyme A thioesterase 13-like, which codes for MAKQLEDHRSNDGEVELGAMMTTEWKLEPGVASKLFDAFTVAGLCVDAIEPGRAMICSFTVPPRLTDASKRMHGGALASLVDLVGSAVFFAGGSPTTGVSLEITISYLTAARANEEIEIDARVLGIGATAGCVTVEVRKKATGEVIAHGRHTKYLAVSSKL